Proteins encoded together in one Chitinophaga varians window:
- a CDS encoding type 1 glutamine amidotransferase domain-containing protein, which yields MGTQLQDKKVAILVANGFEEVELTAPLEALKNAGAKVDIISPEKEKVKAWAEKDWGKDYPVDKNLAEANAQDYDALVLPGGVLNPDQLRINQQAVTFVGGFFEDGKPIAAICHGPWTLIETGELNGRRVTSYPSLKTDLENAGAVWSDEEVVTDHGLVTSRTPKDLPAFCKKMVEEIAEGEHVV from the coding sequence ATGGGAACTCAATTGCAGGACAAAAAGGTGGCGATACTGGTCGCCAACGGATTTGAGGAAGTGGAGCTGACAGCGCCACTGGAAGCGTTAAAAAACGCAGGAGCAAAAGTGGATATTATTTCTCCCGAAAAAGAAAAAGTAAAGGCCTGGGCAGAAAAAGATTGGGGGAAAGATTATCCGGTAGATAAGAACCTGGCCGAAGCCAATGCGCAGGATTACGATGCGCTGGTACTGCCCGGAGGTGTATTAAACCCTGACCAGTTACGTATCAATCAGCAGGCGGTCACTTTTGTAGGCGGTTTTTTTGAAGACGGAAAGCCTATAGCAGCGATTTGCCATGGTCCATGGACGCTGATAGAAACAGGAGAACTCAACGGTCGCAGGGTCACGTCCTATCCTTCCCTGAAAACAGATCTGGAAAATGCCGGTGCTGTTTGGTCTGACGAAGAAGTGGTTACAGACCACGGACTGGTGACCAGCAGGACACCCAAGGATCTGCCCGCATTTTGTAAAAAGATGGTGGAAGAAATAGCAGAGGGTGAGCATGTTGTGTAA